Below is a genomic region from Ferribacterium limneticum.
TCGGATCGGGCAGCTTGGCAACCTGCTCGACGCCTTCGGCCATGCTGTCGACGCCTTTTTCGGTGAGCGTCAGGCGGTCGAGCATGGCGGTTTCAAGCCCGGCAGCGCGGGCGGCGGCCAGGTCTTGCTGGTTGGCGGCGACCAGAGCAGCCTTTTCGCGGCGGATGGCGGCGGCGATGGCGAGCAGGGCGGCGTTCTTTTCGGCCGTCGAGGCCGAGGCAACGCGGCGTGAGGCAGCACGGGCCTGCCGGCCGACGGTCTGCATGTAATGCTTGATATCCATGATGTTCTTCGTGCGGGGCAAAAGAACATTATAGCCAGACAAATAACTGGGAACTTCCAGAACCGGGTAAACTCTTATCCGCAGTGACAATAGGGCTTTCCGTCGAGGACAAGATGGCAGAAAAATTGATTTTACCGACCGAAGTGAAGGTCTGTGCTACGTGTAGCTATTGGGACGGCGAACGCCAGGTTGATACCGAGATGAAGCTGGTGGTGGTTACCGAGAAATGCGCCGGCGAATGCCTGGTGCAGGAGAAGGTCAAACAGGGGCTGCACGATGTGCGTCAGGAGCGTGCCTGCCTCTGGGAGGATCTGGAGCCGGACACGCCACCTGAGGACAAGGCCGCCGACAGCAAGGCGGCTTGAGCATCCTTATTTAACCGCGGTGAGGCGCAGGCCGAGCCGCAGGAATTCTTCCCAGATATTGCCGTGACCGATGCCCTTGGCCAGTCGGTCGATTTTTCCGGCATGTTGCAGCGCCGCTTCGAGCGCTGCGGTCGACAGGCGTTGCAGCGCTTTTTTTACCGGGTTGGCGCGCGGGCCCCAGACCTTGGCATCCTTGAGCAGCATGTCCACCGGCTTGCCGGCATCCATGCCGGCGCGAATGATGGTTAACGCCCGGATTTCCTCGCTCATCGCCCATAACACCAGCGGCGGCGCTTCGCCTTCCTGCATCAGGCCATCAAGCGTCCGGGTCAGACGGGCGACGTCGCCCGAGAGCAGCGCCTCGCGAAGGCCGTCGATGTCGTAGCGGGCGACGTTGAGAATGGCATCGCGAATCTGCGCCTGGCTTAGCTGGCCGGGCGGATAGAGCAGGCCGAGTTTCTGGATTTCCTGGTGAGCGGCGAGCAGGTTGCCTTCGACGCGCTCGGCGATGAACTTGAGACTTTCGAGATCGGCGCTCTGCTGCTGACGCCGCAGCCGGCCGACGATCCAGCCCGGCAACTCGGCCAGCGGCGGTGCCATGAGCTTGATGGCGACGCCGGCATTGACCAGGGCGGTAAACCAGACGGCCTTTTCCTCTCGCCAGTCGAGTTCGGGCAGGGTGATGAGCAGCAGGTTGTCCATCGACAGGTTCTGGCACCACTGCTGCAGTGCAGCGCTGCCTTCCTTGCCGACCTTGCCGGTCGGAACGCGCAGGTCGATCAGTTTTTTATCGCCGAACAGCGACATGTTGCCGCCGGCGGCGAGCAATGTTCCCCAGTCGAACTGCGGCAGGACGGTCAGTA
It encodes:
- the holA gene encoding DNA polymerase III subunit delta; translation: MLLKGDQLAGHLERELRPLYVLYGDDPLLVIEAADAIRAKSRQQGYSEREVLTVLPQFDWGTLLAAGGNMSLFGDKKLIDLRVPTGKVGKEGSAALQQWCQNLSMDNLLLITLPELDWREEKAVWFTALVNAGVAIKLMAPPLAELPGWIVGRLRRQQQSADLESLKFIAERVEGNLLAAHQEIQKLGLLYPPGQLSQAQIRDAILNVARYDIDGLREALLSGDVARLTRTLDGLMQEGEAPPLVLWAMSEEIRALTIIRAGMDAGKPVDMLLKDAKVWGPRANPVKKALQRLSTAALEAALQHAGKIDRLAKGIGHGNIWEEFLRLGLRLTAVK